A genome region from Trichoderma asperellum chromosome 7, complete sequence includes the following:
- a CDS encoding uncharacterized protein (antiSMASH:Cluster_7.5~EggNog:ENOG41~TransMembrane:7 (o20-43i55-79o99-121i133-156o176-203i215-238o250-268i)): MAKDLTTTVYEPIQPEGLALGLMVTTIVFTVLSTIVVGLRFYARISLNLFSIEDWLMLAGWLVNLGHNAAVIVLSYSGIGSHDDIITVGMQFHMGLWTIIWQFLYVLDGALIKSSIIWTLLRLAKGLNKNYTRILWVLFAFAWITWQISWPVAIFQCKPVAAAWGEPGDCTSGQTVILNVSYFVSAANIFTDISTSLVPAFLLRHVQIPPRLKMVTIGILSLGVLASVATTIRITYTWAYTTPHNRYFEIGKIVLLTVLECDLGIIAGSMPMLRTLLRVVAPGLAATDGATPGQSRDINLKTIGSSGRRTHMKLTNAGESKNYDKDYHFQDREGSDDNESSRHIIHVTRKIEQDSVSDRGGMDDHYQVVVTSSDGQGVNYGSDRYH; encoded by the exons ATGGCGAAAGATCTGACGACTACCGTATACGAACCCATCCAGCCTGAGGGCCTGGCGCTCGGCTTGATGGTGACGACCATCGTTTTTACTGTTTTATCTACAATTGTAGTGGGCCTACGCTTCTATGCTCGCATTTCGCTAAACCTGTTCTCCATTGAAGACTGGTTGATGCTTGCCGGATGG CTTGTCAACCTTGGACATAATGCTGCAGTCATTGTTCTCTCATATAGTGGCATCGGATCGCATGACGATATCATCACGGTCGGCATGCAGTTCCACATGGGACTGTGGACAATTATCTGGCAATTCTTATATGTCCTGGATGGTGCTCTGATCAAGTCCAGTATCATCTGGACGCTTCTCCGACTAGCTAAAGGTTTGAACAAGAACTATACGCGCATCTTGTGGGTTCTGTTTGCCTTTGCCTGGATTACATGGCAGATCTCATGGCCAGTGGCGATCTTCCAGTGCAAGCCGGTCGCAGCAGCATGGGGTGAACCGGGAGACTGCACCTCTGGCCAGACAGTCATCTTGAACGTGTCATACTTTGTTTCCGCCGCCAACATCTTTACCGATATCTCTACTTCGCTCGTGCCCGCCTTCTTGCTTCGCCACGTCCAGATCCCTCCGAGATTGAAGATGGTCACTATCGGTATTCTGTCTCTGGGTGTTCTCGCATCTGTAGCAACCACCATTCGCATTACTTATACTTGGGCCTACACTACGCCTCACAACAGATACT TCGAGATTGGCAAGATTGTCTTGTTGACCGTGCTCGAGTGCGACCTGGGTATCATCGCTGGTTCGATGCCCATGCTGCGCACTCTCTTGCGAGTTGTTGCACCCGGGCTTGCTGCTACGGATGGTGCAACACCTGGTCAATCCCGCGACATCAATCTTAAGACCATTGGCTCTTCTGGACGACGCACCCATATGAAGCTAACAAACGCTGGAGAGTCAAAAAACTATGATAAAGACTACCATTTCCAAGACCGGGAAGGTAGTGATGATAACGAATCGAGCCGCCACATCATTCACGTTACTCGCAAGATCGAGCAGGATAGTGTTTCTGACCGCGGCGGAATGGATGACCACTACCAAGTCGTCGTCACAAGCAGCGACGGACAAGGAGTAAACTATGGAAGTGATAGATATCACTAA